One Triticum dicoccoides isolate Atlit2015 ecotype Zavitan chromosome 3B, WEW_v2.0, whole genome shotgun sequence genomic window, TAACCGGCCTCTTCAGCACCAAATAGGAAATGGTCGATGGGAGGGGTGGGTTGCGCTGGGGGTTCGCCCAACAAACGGAATCGTTCCATGGATTGACCCTACCCAGCTAACGGTTTGTTCGGTACAGGAGCCGCGCAGGCCGAACGTTTAGGTGATATCAGGGTCCATAAAAAAAATAACAGTACAAGCAGTTGTCTCTACttctaatgaagcagttggtagtctcgctttcagttttttttcgtcccaccactttcgtccggttttttttgtaggttaaccgtcgtagatttttttcgttgcCTCccacacttcatcggtttattttcacttcaccctctcgcacaacgaaaaaaactgaacggatcagaactttccatactgacgtaaattatttagtaatgtctttatgtaaaagaatcaatcacaatcaatctctaaagagtGAAGTGCATCCTATGTCCTCAAACTATTTCGAAGGTGTCATGTAGGTCCTCAAACTAAGAAAAGTGTCATCTAGGTCCTCCAAAATCCTTGAAGTGTAATAATTGTGTGTATATGTGACACCTCTAAAATAGTTCAAGGACCTATGTGACACCTTTGAAATAGTTGGAGGACTAGGATGACACACATATTGCACTTTGAGGATCTGgatgacgattttcatagttcgaggacctatgtgacacctctgaaatagttcgaggacctatgATGCACTTCACTCATCTCTaaatatcaaatctaaattaattaatcttcataacgtttgtttcctttcgaatcacgtccataactttccttccttgtttgagcagaaactgtttggtagcagagattaggaagcttcctatcagtgtagtaataggaagtattctttttcttgatgattcgtttccatgcatgatgatagtaaattaggccaacattcaccactatttatcaacgtcatcaatcgtatccattcctaccagttttaagggaatctgctcgctatgtcttttttaaggggatccgctcgctaagtcgtcatcgaacattattttcacaaacaatctctactcctaatggagcagttggtagcctcgtacggtttatttttgtccttcTCCCACCTCCCCTGGTTTTTTTCAtcctccctcccacctcccaatttcattggtttttttcgtcggtttttactcgccccctcccacctcccaatttcgtACGGTTttattcgtcccacctcccaccaccccctcatactggttctttttctctccactctttccttgcaaaccaataatttcctaacatacaaaagatcacggatctatctttccttacccgaaccaatcgcgccctacatcagtgcatttcttcattaagaaaactaacacgtaaatcttaacgcattgtaaacaaatcccgttatggacctaattaatttattatggaatctatacgtggtcgcattggttctttttctctccactctttccttgcaaaccactaatttcctaacatacaaaagatcacgaatctatctttccttgCCCGAATCAATCAatccctacatcagtgcatttctttattaaaaaaactaacacgtaaatcttaacgcattgtaaagaaatcccgttatggacctaattaatttattatggaatctgtacgtggtcgcatctctcccctcgtgaaaaaatcgcatccatctcccgttaaaaaggaaaagagaacatgaacgatcaatcccacaccttgcatctcagtagcaaaaaatcgcccccgcctctgctactgcgcctcgccgtgtgcccggctcgacccatgcctcgcctgcatggctggacgccgccgtctccaccgccacgtacaagaaaacggtgggcagaaccatccattcaaatcgcacacccccaccctcctccgcaatccctagccccacatcaccctatcgctttctcgcctctctttcccctcgatgtAGATGGTGCCGAGCGGCGGCCTCGAGCACCGGCAGTGCCGCCCTCTCTATCTTCGCTGCGTCGAGAGATGGGTCAAGGCTATTGTCGGTTCGCCGCCCACGATTgtgccgcctccggttgtcgcgcaccaccggctccacctaacgtgcccgaccctctccgctttcgaccttccggcgaccacatccctccgcgcctccatccatcatccacaaggccactccctgcacccaccctcctaaattctccataccggcggacaatcaccgaagatccaagttggcccgatatcaattttcttacatgctttctttatcagttggtgatgggaatgggttccaatttctctctctgactgtggattcgcaggcaggaagcgcttctacatgcatcctcctgtcggtccctaaagtaccaaggtaaatggttggtgttgcgtttgtctaggatgatatatgttggctctgttccggttcatccgagcagttccGGTACATCGTGCATTTATCTTGCCAGTAATGTTCTGTGATGCTCTGATGCACTTTGGGAATTGTTTATCTTGTCTTCAGTGCAAAACATTTGTTTATTAGTGCATGAGAAGAATCCTTGTTACTACCTTAAATCTGTTTTATAATCCTTATTGTTACGCACTAGCGCGTGTGCGTATGAAATAGATGGATtacggtcccgtacccaataagatggatatgtgtgtgttagagagagagagggagagggggagagagagtgaggaggagggagggagagagtgtgtgtgagaatttgatggtaaaaaggtcgccaatgtcacttgatatgtatgagaatattaaatgtaatattaacataattgatattgaactcttaaagttaatgtggccccattgaaacgcacgggtgttcttctaATCTCAAAAAATAAGGCAGTTGTTACATTTTTTCCTCGATCGATTGCCTTTGcacccaaaaaagaaaagaaaaagaaaaaaaacgcgcACACTGCACAGGAGGCGCGCCCCAACCAACCTCTAGTTGTACTCGATTCACTTCACTAAGAAAAATCATAGGATACTGGAAACACAAAATTAGTACAgcagaagagaaaaaaaagaagatgTATGAAGCCTTGGCATGAAGATAAAATCCAAAGTTGTGCACGCATGGTTCAACGGGGGCGTCCTGCAGGGCCACCTTACTCAATTCTCAGATCACGCAGttggagcagcggcggcggccccTTCATCAGCCGACATGGTTTtgatcttgcccttgcccttccccTTGGGCCTGCCAGCGGCAGCGCCAGCGGCGCCAGGGCCGAGTAGCTTGGGACACAAGAGCGGCGCGCTGATCTCCATGATGGAGACGGTGaaggggcgcgcggcgacgacctTGACGAGCTTGGCGACACTATCGGCGCCTGGGGAGCGTAGGTACATCTGGCCGTCCTTGTCCTTGGAGTAGTCGATGGTGCCCATGTCCTTATCCGTGTTGGAGAGCATGGTCTCCAGCTTGGCGACGTTGGTCTTCATCTCGCCCAGCTGGATGGGGTCGAAATACTTGATGAGCACATGATGCTGGAGGATGGTCCGCTGCTTTGCGGCCGGCACCGCCAAGAGTGGCTTTACGGCCTTCTCGGGGACGACCAGCACGGAAGCCGACTTGAGGCGGCTCACGTCATCGGCGACCTTTGTCTCCTTCAGGAGCCTCAAGAAGGTCGCGTACTGGGGCTTGTCAGCGAGCATCTGCGCCACATCGATGGCAGCCAGCGACGTTGGCGTCGCCACGGCGAGGAGGAGGATTGCGAGAAGGACTTTGGACGCCATCATGGTTGATTGTCGATATCACGGTGATGGTCGAGATGTATGGCTGATTATAAAGGCTGGGGTTATTGCTATTTTTGTCAAAGAAGAGTTTGTTTCCTCCAAACATTCTGCGGACGGCAAGCCATTGGTTTCGGGTAATTTCGGACCATGGTTTCTATTAATGGAAATAGGAGGGAAGGCCTCTCTTtcttcaaaaagaaaagaaactttCATTGGTTCACATATTGTGGCCACTCCGCATCTACATGCCGGCTCTCCGTCCTTTACGTGTTTATTTATAGGTTTTACCAAAGAAGGGAGGTGTGGACGTGGGGTTTTAAACGAGTTCAATATTTTGTATTTACATTTCCACGTGGTTCAAGATTTTGTATTTGCATTTCTATATTGTTTGTCACTTCTATAGTGTTGTACACCATTGTTCCTGATTATTCTTTTAGAATTTTTCGTATGATTGTTTTGCCCAAAAATTAAAAACTTAAGGTCATGGGTATACCAACGCCCTAGCTCATTCGCACCTTTCCCTTCCTCCAGCTTTTTTTTTAGTAGCCTCGCTTCCTCCAACTAATCCAGCagcagggccggccctgggccaTGGCGAGCAGTGCGACCGCCTAGGGCCCATCCTGAGCAGGGGCCCATACGACTCTGCTGGCCCAGCCTATTAAGAACAGAGAAGCTAGCTAGCCACTCAGAAGTCTCTCCTCGCCTTGGAATTTTTATTCCATCTCTCTGAGACAGCGCAGCAGTTGATCTAAATAAAACTAATCCTGTTCGGCATGAGTGATGAGCTATCTCAAAAACAAAGAACAATCGCCCCTCGGTCCAATCTGTACAATTCGGTTTTGCTCTGATTGGTTATTCCTTGCACAGCATAAAATGTAGTGCACCTAGTAATTTCCTTTCCACTCGCTCACCTAGATGTTTTTACCTCTAGTTTAGTTTTTGGAAATGATATGGAGCCAACGTCTCTTGGGATCGGTTCTTTGAGCGCACGGTCTGATCGTGAGCATGAATCTCAACGCGGTGACATGTGGCAATCGCGGTCGGCGCACTGTTTTCTCAAACGTACCCCGCTGAGCGAAGACACACATGTCCGCTCTATTATTATTTTTGAGTGAAAGAGTCCATGTGTAGCATGGCATTTCCCATGATGTAGCATATACCAAATACCCAAAACATGTTCTGTGGTGCGTGGCATTTTATCTGCTTGTAGCATGACAATTCACACTACTGTTGTCCCATGGCAACTCTTTTTACTGCAACATGACATTCTTTTTCTGCTAGCATGGAAATTACAGAAAATGTGGGCAATATTCTCTTCTATAGCGTGGTAATTATATTTGTTATAGCATGACAATTCTAGCATGGCTATCAATAATCATGTGCGAAACTTCTATGTGGTATCGTGGCAATTTTCTCTGCTGCAACAATCGACATATTATACTATCTATAACACGACAATTCTCTATGCACGACATGGCAAACTCTGGCGTCGTTCGCTCGCAGGATCCTCCGAGAACGAACCACGCCGTTCAAAGGAGCCTCGCAGAAAGCACAagagaaaagtatatttttcgtccctcaactcttgGCAGAGTCTAGATTTGGTCCCTAAACTTCGAAACCGGATAATTTGCACCCCCAACTACTAAAACCGGACATGGTTTGTCCGTGGACACGGTTTTGACCGGTGTTTGTGCTGACTTTCGCTGGTTTTGACCGTGTTTTGACTTCTGACTCAAATTCACATACTTTCTTCAAGTCCGTTTATATTTTCAGGCCCGCATACTTTCTACAAAAGTTCATGAGTTTGAATAAGTGCACGGATTTGAAAGCAGTGCACGAACTTGAAAGAATTACACGGATTTGAGAAAAATACTTGAACTAGAAAAAAGTATGCGAATTTGGAAAATTGCGTGAACTTGATAAAGTACATAGATTTGAAAATAGTGCGAATTTCAAAAGGATATGTGAATTTGAAATTTTTACGCGAACATGAAAAAGTACACGCAGATGAAAAAAACGTACATGAATTTCAAAAGATTCATGGATTCGAAAAATATACGTGTATTTAAGTCAGCACCGGTGAAAATCAGGGTGAGTTAGCACCAAAACCGCTGAAAGCTGAGACCAGGGATGAACCTCGTCCCGTTTCAGTAGTTGATGGTGCAAGTTGTCCGGATTCAAAGTTGAGGGATCAAATCTAGATTTCGCTAAGAGTTGAGGGACGAGAAATATACTTTTCTCAAAGCACAATCATTCTTGCCATAGATACTACTAGGGGGAGCACGTTGTCTCCCAGTTAGAGTGCTTTCCTTTTCTCTTCGGCTCTGCCCTGACCGAAGGACCAATTAGTGGCCCGCCAGCTGAAAATGATGCTGCGGTGCCGAACTACGCGTCGACGGCTGATGCACGCTGCATGACTTCCCAGGTCTATAGATAAAGGACGAAAGAGGAAGATCTCTTCCATGATTATGGGCCACTGACGCTGTTGTCAAGCCAGACCAATTTTTCCAAGGTTGACGGAaggcagactttgaccatcaacaaGAGTCTCCAAGACCGTCCCCTATAATACAAGGCTAGTAATAGCGTTATACTATGCAGCTAGAGAGCGGAGGATCATGGagcgctcttcttcttccatggcacacGGTGTTGCCCTCCTGGCGCTCATCTGCTGTTGGTTAGCATGCTCGGCGGCGGCCCAAGGTAACTAATTAACCTCTACTCGCAGCTCAGTTGCCTCATTATAGGATGATGATTGATGATGATACATGCAGTTGTTCCGGACGGACGCCGTGAGCCAAGGGCTCCGCCGTCGCCACTGCCTGGGAACCAGAACCCGGTGGAGGCTCCAGCTGAGATTGCGTCGCCACCACCGCCTATGGACACAACCGCGCTTGCGCCGCACCGCAAGACCCTGCAGCAGGCTGTTTCGAGCGTTCATCATGTATGAAGCACTGTCGCTCCGATATGTTCTTGTCTATGCATGTACGGTTCTTGGTGATGAGGATTGTTTGCTGTGTTGGCGACTGAAACTATTAATAACAGACAAAAAAATCGAACAGCCCAAGAAGTTCGGTGAGGCAGTCCAACTTGTAAAATTTTCTTTGTACACATTAAATAGCTAAAGGATCAAATTCGTTTAGACATTTTTGTTGCACCACAGAAATATCCGAAAACTTCTAGGCACTGTTAGTACGAAAGTTCTTTTGACTTGGAAAGTTTAAAGTATGGTCGATATAAGTCAAACTATGGCCAAATTGCCAAGGAAATTCGCACGCGCTCACTGGACTCACACAGTATTATACTCAAGAAGCTGGATCATAGCCAAAGTACAGTAACTCATGTGCTTGTTTTCACCCATATAAAGGAAAATTTCAAGAATGGTGTGCCACATAGGATAAACAAATCTTTTTTGAGGTGAAGATAGTAAACTAGCACGGCTCTTGATGCAAAGTCGGAAAATTAATCTTGTTAGAGGGTACACCTACATGGTGGTTCAAAAAAATTCTACTCTCACTTTCCCCCATATTTTTGGTAACAGGCACATTTATTTTAATGTTCCTCAAACAAGAAAATATAAAAGACGGACAGGgggagaaaaataaactactagcaTTGTGATGACCATTGCGGTAACATGCTTACAAATACTATGTACTACTTTATAAATAAATTGATCAGATAGctcataacaagtcatactcaataTGCCTTAGAAATTATCGATCTACCACCGAGCGATAAATACAGCAAAACAAAAACAAATCATCACCAACGAAACAATTCAACCAAACGCATCATCAGAGCTCAAGTTTTTCACCCTTTCAGGTCAGCATGAAAAATATTCAATCAACTCTACCACGGGGATCCCGCAACCGCTTATCAAGCGCGCACCCTTCGAGTCAACACATAAGGAAAAATATCGGCAAGGGCAAATTAGCCCTATAAAAAGCATGATAAGTATTGTACCATCAATGCATCGAAACAAATCTGAATGACATAGCTAGAAGAATATTTATGATCAACATGATTCAATTTCTTTGATAAGAAACTAGCCTACTTTTCTCATCTTATTTTTTCCACATCACTATAAATATATTTTTCTTTCGAACGTGTGTATGCACTCGGTCTCTTGATAGAATGATGCAAGCAACCCATTTATTGTGAAGTTTTTAATTCGGTATCGAAGTTGATTTTTTTGATAAGAACAGGGCCTCAGTGGAAAATTGAATAAGACTACAACAATGACCACActagcactacaggaatcagctactttgtcaTCTGCCACAGCGGATGGCAAATCCAGGGACGGCGGACGACAAACAGTGACAGCAAAGATAGGGTCGGCAAACAGGCCATTTGTCGTCTGCTTTTTATGGCGGACGGCAAAAAgtgctttgcctacagcggcggacggcaaagaggagtgACGGCAAAATACTGGACGTCCGCCAGCGTTAGtccgttaggcggctaacggcggcctttgccgtcagccagcggacggcaaatttgagcgcctctttgccgtccgccagttgACGTCAGCAATGCGTCAGCGCCCGCTGTGTTTTGCCgtcagccacggcggacggcaaaggcaaagtctttgccatcagcttaactttgccgtccgccacggtaGGCAAATTTGCCAAATGGCTCATCTCTGAGGAAGCATAGGTGGCCGCCACGTgtcccctttgccgtctgccaccgacggcaaagggctctttgccgtctgtcgcGCATATATatcacagcacatatatatccatcacataaatatccagcacatatatgtccaacataataaatatccagcatatatatatccatccatacatattaccaTCAATCCATACATAGGTTGCACATAGTCCCAtcaatccatacatattacaatatgcaaagtttcatcatagcaatctagtttcatcatagcaagcgagcagaatacaagaagtgcatcaaaggaaaaaacaagcaatccatcataggatgctggcttccgtgaagtgaatgaaacctgcaaaatgacaaataagaaagttcgaaaaagaatagaagaagaagaagaagactagaagaagaagtatatgccatttattagctaacttaggtgaactggatcatttatgagctaaattagttgaaattgatcgtttatgagctaagttaggtgaaatggatcgtttatgagctaagttaggtgaaatggatcgtttatgagctaacctaggtgaaatgggtcgtttatgagctaacctaggtgaaataggtcgtttatgagctaacctaggtgaaatgggtcgtttatgagctaaacttggtgaaatgggtcgtttatgagctaacctaggtgaaatggatcgtttatgagctaacctaggtgaaatgggtcgtttatgagctaacctaggtgaaatgggtcgtttatgagctaacctaggtcaaatgcatcatttatgagataacctaggtgaaatggatcattttggagctaacttagttgaaatggtcgtttatgagctaactaaggtgaaatgccacgtttttgagctaactaaggtgaaatggatcgttttttagctaacttaggtgaaatggatcattttggagctaacctaggtgaaatgggtcattttggagctaacgtaggtaaaatggatcatttaggagctaatctacgtaaaatgggtcattttagagctaacttggataaattggatcacttataa contains:
- the LOC119280451 gene encoding fasciclin-like arabinogalactan protein 10; protein product: MMASKVLLAILLLAVATPTSLAAIDVAQMLADKPQYATFLRLLKETKVADDVSRLKSASVLVVPEKAVKPLLAVPAAKQRTILQHHVLIKYFDPIQLGEMKTNVAKLETMLSNTDKDMGTIDYSKDKDGQMYLRSPGADSVAKLVKVVAARPFTVSIMEISAPLLCPKLLGPGAAGAAAGRPKGKGKGKIKTMSADEGAAAAAPTA